The Chloroflexota bacterium DNA segment ACGAAGCGGCGAAACTCCTGGCGGCGCTGGAGTCGGGTCGCAAAGAGGCCCCGTATTCGGGCGCGGCCTCGGCGCCTCGCTGGTTCCGCGTGCGGATCACCGATTTGCGTTCGGGCAAGGCCAAGGTGAACGTGAACATCCCCATGAGTCTGGTGGACGTGGGCCTCAAAATGGGCGCCAGGTTCGCGCCGGATATGGAGGGCGTGAACCTGGACGAGATCAAGCAGGCGATCCAGTCGGGCCTCCAGGGGAAGATCGTGGATGTGGAAGACGAGGAAGATCAGGAGCACGTGGAGATCTTCATAGAGTAAGGGAGACCGTCATGTCAAGAGCGCTTTGGCGTTGGGTCATCAACGCGGTGGCGTTGTATGTCGCCGCGCGCGTCGTTACGGGCATTGAACTCACGGGCGATTGGGTGTCGCTGGCCCTCATCGCCCTGGTCTTCGGCGTGGTGAACGCGCTGTTGGGGCCGATTCTCAAGTTGCTGTCGTGCCCGCTGATTCTGCTGTCGCTGGGCGTGTTCACCATCGTCATCAATGCGGCCCTGTTGCTGCTCACGTCGTACCTCAGCGAAGCGTTGAACCTAGGCTTCCATGTCAGCGGATTTGGGCCTGCCTTCCTGGGCGCGCTTCTCATCAGCGTCGTGAGTTTCATCCTCAACGTGTTTCTCAGGGATTCCGACAGGCACGAGCGGCGGAAGAAGTAACGCGCCGCCCGCCGCGGAGGCAATGCTTCACACGAAGGCACAAAGACACGAAGGTTTTTCTTTGTGCCTTCGTGTTTCCGTAAACGTGCCCCCGCATATCCGGCACAT contains these protein-coding regions:
- a CDS encoding phage holin family protein, which encodes MSRALWRWVINAVALYVAARVVTGIELTGDWVSLALIALVFGVVNALLGPILKLLSCPLILLSLGVFTIVINAALLLLTSYLSEALNLGFHVSGFGPAFLGALLISVVSFILNVFLRDSDRHERRKK